In the Micromonospora narathiwatensis genome, one interval contains:
- a CDS encoding L,D-transpeptidase, with amino-acid sequence MRASQDELIRPGVARRGGRRRMVVAAVLAAAMALTSACTSGGGSSKDGDKPSSWQSGEDAPKASATITEPKADAKDVPAATAISFTAEQAQETTVELKDSAGKPVQGKLAADGKSWLPAGALEYGQTYTATVTATGDDGKPATATSSFTTMAKPAKQIRVSSFLGDNQVVGVGMPLIVKFSRAIPQDYRDDMQRRMTVTATSAQEGIWHWISPTEVHYRPKEFWKANSTVTYRVQAGGLPLGDGWYGRSDLTVDIKIGPSFVMTVENRTKRMTVTKDGKVIKTIPVSLGKKSTPSSSGTMVVIEKKQHTVFDTMEELGPVDGYRQPIDYAQRLTWGGEFIHAAPWSEGVQGRTNVSHGCVNVSMKEGAWLFSNTRIGDPITVKGTERKLQNGNGWTDWNMSWDEYVKGSALPYEPAAQPDEETSPSADPDTTGGPTTAPTA; translated from the coding sequence ATGCGAGCTAGCCAGGACGAGCTGATCCGGCCCGGCGTCGCCCGGCGCGGTGGCCGACGCCGAATGGTCGTGGCCGCGGTGCTCGCCGCCGCCATGGCGCTGACGTCCGCCTGCACCAGCGGCGGCGGCAGCAGCAAGGACGGCGACAAGCCGTCCAGCTGGCAGAGCGGCGAGGACGCCCCGAAGGCGAGCGCCACCATCACCGAACCCAAGGCCGACGCCAAGGACGTGCCGGCCGCCACCGCGATCTCCTTCACCGCCGAGCAGGCGCAGGAGACCACGGTCGAGCTGAAGGACTCCGCCGGCAAGCCCGTACAGGGCAAGCTCGCGGCCGACGGGAAGAGCTGGCTCCCGGCCGGTGCCCTGGAGTACGGCCAGACGTACACCGCGACCGTGACGGCGACCGGCGACGACGGGAAGCCGGCGACGGCGACCAGCAGCTTCACCACCATGGCCAAGCCCGCCAAGCAGATCAGGGTCAGCAGCTTCCTCGGCGACAACCAGGTCGTCGGCGTGGGCATGCCGCTGATCGTCAAGTTCAGCCGGGCCATCCCGCAGGACTACCGGGACGACATGCAGCGCCGGATGACGGTCACCGCGACCTCGGCGCAGGAGGGCATCTGGCACTGGATCAGCCCCACCGAGGTGCACTACCGGCCGAAAGAGTTCTGGAAGGCCAACAGCACCGTGACGTACCGGGTGCAGGCGGGCGGGCTGCCGCTCGGTGACGGCTGGTACGGCCGCTCCGACCTGACCGTCGACATCAAGATCGGCCCGTCGTTCGTGATGACCGTGGAGAACCGCACCAAGCGGATGACGGTCACCAAGGACGGCAAGGTGATCAAGACGATCCCGGTGAGCCTCGGCAAGAAGTCCACCCCGTCGTCCAGCGGCACCATGGTGGTGATCGAGAAGAAGCAGCACACGGTCTTCGACACCATGGAGGAACTGGGCCCGGTGGATGGCTACCGCCAGCCCATCGACTACGCGCAGCGGCTCACCTGGGGCGGTGAGTTCATCCACGCGGCCCCCTGGTCGGAGGGGGTGCAGGGCCGGACCAACGTCTCGCACGGCTGCGTGAACGTCTCCATGAAGGAAGGCGCCTGGCTCTTCAGCAACACCCGGATCGGCGATCCGATCACGGTGAAGGGCACCGAGCGCAAGCTCCAGAACGGCAACGGTTGGACCGACTGGAACATGAGCTGGGACGAGTACGTCAAGGGCAGCGCCCTGCCGTACGAGCCGGCGGCGCAGCCGGACGAGGAAACCAGCCCGAGCGCGGACCCGGACACCACGGGCGGGCCCACCACCGCGCCGACCGCCTGA
- a CDS encoding L,D-transpeptidase: protein MGRFARAGAMMGVLVLTASLALTGCGDDQKKPAFVAGGQQADPADSASATTPAATTDGSTGEPAQPDVQPLRVNPADGSDRRPVSSEISATIPGGGTVSKVVLTAANGTAVQGRMRRDGSSWVPSAPLKYATRYTATVSGTGTDGRTHEGTSTFTTMAKPKSMIGSGLYLFTGKTYGVAMPVVAEFSPGIPKKDRAAVQQRMFVQTDPPQPGAWHWVDNGTQAYYRAPEYWKTGTTITVRLALAGIPLSNGRYGNVDRSATAKIGRAFEMKVDNATKKMSVYENGSLIRTLPVSLGKKSTPSSSGTLVVMEKKESTVFDTRDEPDARNRYVTKIDFAQRITWGGEYIHAAPWSEGVQGRQNVSHGCVNVSMANGRWLFGQTLVGDPITVKGTERKLAPGNGWTAWNMSWSQFVAGSALPVPDGGAEPAF from the coding sequence ATGGGCAGGTTCGCGCGGGCCGGGGCGATGATGGGCGTCCTGGTCCTCACTGCGTCACTGGCACTGACCGGGTGCGGGGACGACCAGAAGAAGCCGGCGTTCGTGGCCGGCGGGCAGCAGGCCGACCCGGCCGACAGCGCGTCCGCCACCACGCCCGCCGCCACCACGGACGGCTCGACGGGCGAGCCGGCGCAGCCGGACGTCCAGCCGCTGCGGGTGAACCCGGCCGACGGCTCGGACCGCCGACCGGTCAGCAGCGAGATCAGCGCGACGATCCCCGGCGGCGGGACGGTGTCGAAGGTCGTCCTCACCGCCGCGAACGGCACGGCGGTCCAGGGCCGGATGCGCCGCGACGGCTCGTCCTGGGTGCCGTCCGCCCCGCTGAAGTACGCCACCCGCTACACCGCCACGGTCAGCGGCACCGGTACGGACGGCCGGACCCACGAGGGCACCAGCACCTTCACCACGATGGCCAAGCCGAAGTCGATGATCGGATCGGGGCTGTACCTGTTCACCGGCAAGACGTACGGCGTGGCGATGCCGGTGGTGGCCGAGTTCTCGCCGGGCATCCCGAAGAAGGACCGCGCCGCGGTGCAGCAGCGGATGTTCGTGCAGACCGACCCGCCGCAGCCGGGCGCCTGGCACTGGGTCGACAACGGCACCCAGGCGTACTACCGGGCGCCGGAGTACTGGAAGACGGGCACCACGATCACCGTTCGGCTGGCGTTGGCCGGGATCCCGCTGAGCAACGGCCGGTACGGCAACGTCGACCGGAGCGCGACCGCGAAGATCGGCCGGGCGTTCGAGATGAAGGTCGACAACGCGACAAAAAAGATGAGCGTGTACGAGAACGGCTCGCTGATCCGTACCCTGCCGGTGAGCCTCGGCAAGAAGAGCACCCCCTCCTCCAGCGGCACCCTGGTGGTGATGGAGAAGAAGGAGTCGACGGTCTTCGACACCCGGGACGAGCCGGACGCGCGGAACCGGTACGTCACGAAGATCGACTTCGCCCAGCGAATCACCTGGGGCGGCGAGTACATCCACGCCGCGCCCTGGTCCGAGGGGGTGCAGGGCCGGCAGAACGTCTCGCACGGCTGCGTGAACGTCTCGATGGCGAACGGGCGGTGGCTGTTCGGCCAGACCCTGGTCGGCGACCCGATCACCGTCAAGGGCACCGAGCGGAAGCTGGCACCGGGCAACGGCTGGACGGCGTGGAACATGAGCTGGTCGCAGTTCGTCGCGGGCAGCGCGCTGCCGGTCCCGGACGGCGGAGCCGAGCCGGCCTTCTAA
- a CDS encoding alkaline phosphatase: MVSSTSATAAGGNNGRIKNVIYLLGDGMGRTHVTAARERFYGAAGHLAMETMPVVGQVSTYAVEKNSGQPGAADFAPNYVTDSASAATAWASGVKTYNAALGIDAKGKVVPTVMEMAKQAGYRTGNVSTAEITDATPAGQMSHALARGCQGPSYSEAACQDTKITGSLLPTSDVRVTPIADQIARNGTADVILGGGLARFDDADEKALRAQGYTVLGSPASQKVATRGDLTATRGGKVFGLFNTGNLTIEKYKREHPDSPQAAEPSLPEMTSKAIDLLAGNNGGGKGFYLQIEGALIDKRSHANDAAQTLEEMKAFDDAVKVALDFAKRDGHTLVIVTADHECAGFNIIEKGTFTNAEAAAPPVNVDSGNTANNSTPTRPGGNVKDANRSTGIVNGAGAADPRNFAPATFRTLDDPAAVRDGSAEASLWLTYLSGNHTGADVPVFAYGAGAEAMAGSIDNTDLFTIVGRSLGLAG; this comes from the coding sequence GTGGTCAGCAGCACCTCCGCGACCGCGGCTGGCGGCAACAACGGCCGGATCAAGAACGTCATCTACCTGCTCGGCGACGGCATGGGGCGCACCCACGTCACCGCGGCCCGGGAGCGTTTCTACGGTGCCGCCGGGCACCTGGCGATGGAGACCATGCCGGTCGTGGGGCAGGTCAGCACGTACGCCGTGGAGAAGAACTCCGGCCAGCCCGGCGCCGCCGACTTCGCCCCGAACTACGTCACCGACTCCGCGTCGGCGGCGACGGCGTGGGCGTCAGGGGTCAAGACGTACAACGCCGCCCTTGGCATCGACGCCAAGGGGAAGGTCGTTCCGACGGTGATGGAGATGGCCAAGCAGGCCGGCTACCGCACCGGGAACGTGTCCACCGCCGAGATCACCGACGCGACGCCGGCCGGCCAGATGAGCCACGCCCTGGCGCGCGGCTGCCAAGGCCCCAGCTACTCCGAGGCGGCCTGCCAGGACACCAAGATCACCGGCAGCCTGCTGCCCACGTCCGATGTTCGGGTCACCCCGATCGCGGACCAGATCGCCCGTAACGGCACCGCCGATGTCATCCTCGGCGGCGGGCTGGCCCGGTTCGACGACGCGGACGAGAAGGCTCTCCGCGCGCAGGGCTACACCGTGCTGGGCTCGCCGGCCAGCCAGAAGGTCGCCACCCGCGGCGACCTGACCGCCACCCGGGGCGGCAAGGTGTTCGGGCTGTTCAACACCGGCAACCTGACCATCGAGAAGTACAAGCGGGAGCACCCGGACTCGCCGCAGGCCGCGGAGCCGTCGCTGCCGGAGATGACCAGCAAGGCCATCGACCTGCTCGCCGGCAACAACGGCGGCGGCAAGGGCTTCTACCTGCAGATCGAGGGCGCGTTGATCGACAAGCGGTCGCACGCCAACGACGCGGCCCAGACGCTGGAGGAGATGAAGGCGTTCGACGACGCGGTGAAGGTCGCGTTGGACTTCGCCAAGCGCGACGGGCACACCCTGGTCATCGTCACCGCGGACCACGAGTGCGCCGGGTTCAACATCATCGAGAAGGGCACCTTCACCAACGCGGAGGCCGCCGCCCCGCCGGTGAACGTCGACAGCGGCAACACGGCCAACAACTCCACCCCGACGCGGCCCGGCGGGAACGTCAAGGACGCGAACCGGTCGACCGGCATCGTCAACGGCGCCGGTGCCGCCGACCCGCGGAACTTCGCCCCGGCCACGTTCCGTACCCTGGATGACCCCGCCGCGGTGCGCGACGGGTCGGCGGAGGCCAGCCTGTGGCTCACCTACCTGTCCGGCAACCACACCGGGGCCGACGTGCCGGTGTTCGCCTACGGCGCGGGCGCTGAGGCCATGGCCGGCAGCATCGACAACACCGACCTGTTCACCATCGTCGGCCGGTCCCTCGGCCTGGCCGGCTGA
- a CDS encoding carboxypeptidase regulatory-like domain-containing protein produces MAVTLAAATTATTLGVATTPAAASVPNKNTCVDEQPDAAAARRMLAVCGRRVEDLSARTEWSQTFVNADGSQTLEQTIEPTRVRKGNSWVPVDTTLKLTPEGVVPKATVLPVVFSAKGDGPFARLRDGSRELALSWPGALPTPVLNGSTATYRDVLPGVDLQVTARALGFSEVLVVRTREAAANPKLQSLRFGIQTKGVTVGTASGGGLAARDSKGGPVFAAPAPLMWDSSNAEGKAGKAVEQDKRERSVAPQRKPAAAETPAAAGRAADVAPGKDAAPEHARRAVMPVRVDGDTMTLLPDKAMLADQGAKLPIYIDPSWTGGISGNAWTSVWSKYKSSSFWQDASALNNGSTYGSAGAGRTQDCSGCADHIIRSMFRMNTATVAGKHILSAQFRVEQKWSWTCSPKSNAKLWMTGAISTSTTWNNQPTWYSSYTSQTLGNRKYGAVHGCLGTGTIEFNVTSMVAHAAENKWSTLTVGLRAVDEGTKDQWKRFTHTSPKLAITYNTDPNAPSDRKSDGKACATGTARPYVLTTTPILAAKQSDPDTAQQSLTTYFYWWPVGGSRNETDKVSQAAGNPSTVSKAIPSGKLIDGTSYVWQARTWDGSHYGPWSGTCEFTVDATPPPPPASVTSTSYTSDGVPRGGVGLPGTFNIAPPTVRPHEVKEYAYSLDSGVLTDADTVPARTTDYGASVTLAPLHDGVNKLYVWSKDHAGRFSTSVPYTFSVRAGSGPAAEWTFEGTGTTAADVSGHGNTLTLGTGASRVAGRSGVGTALSLNGSAAATKSGTLNTPHPDTGVSTPIRTDSSFTVAAWVKIDSTAGTGLQTVVSASGSRMSAYHLGYLGSSQRWRFTMAAADTDNAGLYSVLSDAAPTAGKWTHLAGVYDAATKKMTLYVNGVAQTTTATLSGGFDATSEFAVGRRRWNGSNDSYFTGTVDDVRFYNFIETPANLAKLVLPLPPKITFPNGASVTAGGQLTVKFDAGGDINITKFKYSADNTGLGSTVNATSAGGTATVTINVGNTTGERLVYAAAVDDGNRVSLTRQNTFTVNPAASLSGTVWDPYWMPQAGAVVRLQPGGYQATSGADGSYALANFPTGSYTITATVGGRCGPAFSGPIEIDGQGLTFDIFMSAFSDDLGHTCTEQTTAFTAASTALPLTGDDAVTTVSLPFAFPFYGGAYRSAWVDTNGLLSFTDPGGSHPYTGGGQLPPSAASNAVLAPFWDDLVVDASASVRTATTGTGAGQRFVVEWRNVHRKGNTSQRLSFEAILAPDGTVTTNYDQLDNDAEKGSSAIVGIEAPAGQDRLFYSVNEPVLANTRAITFVRPDVAGGLEVHNLTGTLTDAAGAPVVGATVTLDPSGLSATTGAGGAYSFTGLVADSYNVSVKLAGRCGAVVRSQVELSADTVRDLRLGPDYGGLGYACTTGPSAFVAAANVLALTGDDAATSVTMPFPVQFHGESYTSGWVHTNGLVNFGSVHGAVDAWANPTMPTAAAPNAVVAPFWDDFEVDAAASVRTQTFGTAPNRYFVIEWRNVGFRPYNTERLTFEVIFHEDGRIAFHYGAMSSPTQTGAGATVGLENASGTVAALYSFQEAVLTANSSITYTPAPVGTVKGVLTTAVTGGPYAGATVTLNPGNRSTTTGADGSYQFTGVPVGEYTVAASTGDNRCVGQSAKEIINHPGGTSGVDLSVMVDGDEFGYKCTTGAQTYIPGDVVEGWSGDDTVWQKNPPFPVKLYGESYTSAWISANGLITFKDPAYFGWIGAQPGTIPSPAKEGSPNATVYVHWNDWVVDSQARIATKISGTAPNRQWVVEWRNVHYWGDTNTRTSFEAIFNEGGDITLAYTNIDPAKPVLRGSGGTIGIENADGSIAFQYLHRETWLATGQGITFKPNPPGQGSVAGTVTCQGTPVAGATVTVADLTATTAANGTYQISNVPAGSWAVIATATSGACKGSDVRQVVVGTNTQATVDYGLGATPTGGGYTLAEQSVPYIPADSTVLPLTGDDAYTSVALPFPVKLYGQTYNTGWVDINGLVSFIDPQVPSPDAWPIPSPASPEEPNAALYPFWHDWVVDSKASVRTTVRGSAPNRQFVIEWRNVHSYEDPLTRVTFQAILDEAGGYSFAYTDNDGTFLERGGGATIGIENADGTSAIQYTYRQPVLRPGLGLRFNPPTP; encoded by the coding sequence TTGGCTGTCACGCTGGCTGCCGCCACCACCGCCACGACGCTCGGGGTGGCCACCACCCCGGCCGCGGCGAGCGTGCCGAACAAGAACACCTGTGTGGACGAACAGCCGGACGCGGCGGCGGCCCGCCGGATGCTGGCGGTCTGCGGCCGGCGGGTGGAGGACCTCTCCGCGCGTACCGAGTGGTCCCAGACGTTCGTCAACGCCGACGGGTCACAGACGTTGGAACAGACCATCGAGCCGACCCGGGTGCGTAAGGGCAACTCGTGGGTTCCGGTGGACACGACGCTGAAGCTGACTCCCGAGGGGGTCGTCCCGAAGGCCACCGTCCTACCGGTGGTCTTCTCCGCCAAGGGGGACGGCCCGTTCGCACGGTTGCGCGACGGTTCCCGTGAGTTGGCCCTCTCCTGGCCCGGGGCGCTCCCGACGCCGGTGTTGAACGGCTCCACGGCGACCTACCGGGACGTCCTGCCGGGGGTGGATCTCCAGGTCACCGCCCGGGCGCTCGGGTTCTCCGAGGTGCTTGTCGTCCGGACGCGTGAAGCGGCGGCCAATCCGAAGCTGCAGTCGCTCCGGTTCGGGATCCAGACCAAGGGTGTGACGGTCGGTACGGCCTCCGGAGGCGGGCTCGCTGCCCGCGACAGCAAGGGTGGCCCGGTCTTCGCCGCGCCGGCACCGCTGATGTGGGACTCCTCGAACGCGGAGGGAAAGGCGGGTAAGGCGGTCGAGCAGGACAAGCGGGAGCGATCGGTCGCCCCGCAGCGCAAGCCGGCGGCGGCGGAGACCCCCGCTGCCGCGGGTCGCGCCGCCGACGTCGCCCCCGGCAAGGACGCGGCGCCGGAGCATGCCCGGCGCGCCGTGATGCCGGTGCGGGTCGACGGCGACACGATGACGCTGCTCCCGGACAAGGCGATGCTGGCCGACCAGGGCGCGAAGCTGCCGATCTACATCGATCCGTCCTGGACCGGTGGTATCTCGGGCAACGCGTGGACGTCGGTGTGGAGCAAGTACAAGTCGAGTTCGTTCTGGCAGGACGCCTCGGCGTTGAACAACGGGTCGACGTACGGGTCGGCGGGCGCGGGGCGTACCCAGGACTGCTCCGGTTGCGCGGACCACATCATTCGTTCGATGTTCCGGATGAACACCGCGACCGTGGCGGGCAAGCACATCCTGAGCGCGCAGTTCCGGGTGGAGCAGAAGTGGTCCTGGACGTGCAGCCCGAAGTCGAACGCGAAGTTGTGGATGACCGGCGCGATCTCGACGAGCACCACGTGGAACAACCAGCCGACCTGGTACAGCAGCTACACGTCGCAGACGCTCGGCAACCGCAAGTACGGCGCCGTGCACGGTTGTCTGGGTACCGGCACCATCGAGTTCAACGTCACTTCGATGGTGGCGCACGCGGCGGAGAACAAGTGGTCGACCCTGACGGTCGGGCTGCGGGCGGTCGACGAGGGCACGAAGGACCAGTGGAAGCGGTTCACCCACACCTCGCCGAAGTTGGCGATCACGTACAACACGGACCCGAACGCGCCCAGCGACCGCAAGTCGGACGGCAAGGCGTGCGCGACGGGCACGGCGCGGCCGTACGTGCTGACCACCACGCCGATCCTGGCCGCGAAGCAGTCCGACCCGGACACCGCGCAGCAGTCGCTGACCACGTACTTCTACTGGTGGCCGGTGGGTGGTTCGCGGAACGAGACGGACAAGGTGTCGCAGGCGGCGGGCAACCCGTCGACGGTGTCGAAGGCGATCCCCTCCGGGAAGTTGATCGACGGTACGAGCTATGTGTGGCAGGCCCGGACCTGGGACGGATCGCACTACGGCCCATGGTCGGGCACCTGTGAGTTCACCGTCGACGCCACACCGCCGCCACCGCCGGCCAGCGTCACCTCCACCAGCTACACCAGCGACGGCGTGCCGCGGGGTGGGGTCGGCCTGCCCGGCACGTTCAACATCGCACCGCCGACCGTTCGGCCGCATGAGGTGAAGGAATACGCCTACAGCCTCGACTCGGGTGTGCTGACCGACGCCGATACCGTCCCGGCCCGCACTACGGACTACGGCGCCTCGGTCACCCTCGCTCCGCTGCACGACGGGGTGAACAAGCTCTACGTGTGGTCGAAGGACCACGCGGGCCGCTTCTCCACTTCGGTGCCTTACACGTTCAGCGTCCGTGCCGGCTCGGGTCCGGCGGCGGAGTGGACGTTCGAGGGGACCGGCACCACCGCCGCCGATGTCTCAGGCCACGGGAACACGTTGACCCTCGGCACGGGGGCCTCGCGGGTCGCCGGCCGGTCCGGTGTCGGGACGGCCCTGTCGCTGAACGGCAGCGCCGCGGCGACGAAGAGCGGCACCCTCAACACCCCGCACCCGGACACCGGGGTCTCCACCCCGATCCGGACCGACTCCAGTTTCACGGTCGCCGCCTGGGTGAAGATCGACTCCACCGCCGGCACCGGCCTGCAGACCGTGGTCAGCGCGAGTGGCTCCCGGATGTCCGCGTACCACCTCGGCTACCTCGGCAGCAGCCAGCGCTGGCGGTTCACCATGGCGGCCGCCGACACGGACAACGCGGGGCTCTACAGCGTGCTGTCCGACGCGGCGCCGACCGCGGGCAAGTGGACCCACCTCGCCGGTGTCTACGACGCGGCGACCAAGAAGATGACGCTCTACGTCAACGGTGTGGCGCAGACGACCACGGCGACCCTCTCCGGCGGGTTCGACGCCACCTCGGAGTTCGCCGTCGGCCGCCGCAGGTGGAACGGCTCCAACGACAGCTACTTCACCGGCACCGTCGACGACGTGCGGTTCTACAACTTCATCGAGACCCCGGCCAACCTGGCCAAGCTCGTCCTGCCGCTGCCGCCGAAGATCACCTTCCCGAACGGCGCCAGCGTCACGGCCGGTGGCCAGCTCACCGTGAAGTTCGACGCGGGCGGGGACATCAACATCACCAAGTTCAAGTACAGCGCCGACAACACCGGTCTCGGCAGCACCGTCAACGCCACCAGCGCGGGCGGCACGGCGACCGTCACGATCAACGTGGGCAACACCACCGGCGAGCGCCTGGTGTACGCGGCCGCGGTGGACGACGGCAACCGGGTCAGCCTGACGCGGCAGAACACCTTCACCGTGAACCCCGCGGCCAGCCTCTCCGGCACCGTGTGGGACCCGTACTGGATGCCGCAGGCCGGGGCGGTCGTCCGGCTGCAACCGGGTGGATACCAGGCGACCAGCGGCGCGGACGGCAGCTACGCGCTGGCCAACTTCCCAACCGGCTCGTACACGATCACCGCCACGGTCGGCGGCCGGTGCGGCCCGGCGTTCAGCGGGCCGATCGAGATCGACGGCCAGGGGCTGACGTTCGACATCTTCATGAGCGCGTTCAGCGACGACCTGGGCCACACCTGCACCGAGCAGACCACGGCTTTCACCGCCGCGAGCACGGCGTTGCCGCTGACCGGTGACGACGCCGTCACCACCGTGTCGTTGCCGTTCGCCTTCCCGTTCTACGGCGGCGCGTACCGCAGCGCCTGGGTCGACACCAACGGCCTGCTGTCGTTCACCGACCCGGGTGGCTCGCACCCGTACACCGGTGGTGGGCAGTTGCCGCCGTCGGCGGCCTCGAACGCCGTGCTGGCCCCGTTCTGGGACGACCTGGTGGTCGACGCGTCGGCGAGCGTGCGGACCGCCACCACCGGCACCGGCGCCGGCCAGCGGTTCGTGGTCGAGTGGCGCAACGTGCACCGTAAGGGCAACACCAGCCAGCGGCTGTCGTTCGAGGCGATCCTCGCGCCGGACGGCACGGTGACCACCAACTACGACCAGCTCGACAACGACGCCGAGAAGGGCTCCAGCGCCATCGTCGGCATCGAGGCGCCGGCCGGCCAGGACCGCCTGTTCTACTCGGTCAACGAGCCGGTGCTCGCCAACACCCGGGCGATCACCTTCGTCCGCCCGGACGTGGCCGGCGGGCTGGAGGTGCACAACCTGACCGGCACGCTCACCGACGCCGCCGGCGCCCCGGTGGTCGGTGCCACCGTCACGCTGGACCCGAGCGGTCTGAGCGCTACGACCGGCGCCGGCGGGGCGTACAGCTTCACCGGCCTGGTGGCCGACAGCTACAACGTGTCGGTCAAGCTCGCCGGTCGGTGCGGCGCGGTCGTGCGCAGCCAGGTGGAACTCTCCGCCGACACCGTCCGCGACCTGCGGCTCGGACCGGACTACGGCGGCCTCGGGTACGCCTGCACCACCGGTCCGTCGGCGTTCGTCGCGGCCGCGAACGTGCTCGCCCTGACCGGTGACGACGCCGCCACCTCGGTGACCATGCCGTTCCCGGTGCAGTTCCACGGCGAGTCGTACACCTCCGGCTGGGTGCACACGAACGGCCTGGTCAACTTCGGCAGCGTGCACGGTGCGGTGGACGCGTGGGCGAACCCGACGATGCCGACCGCGGCCGCACCGAACGCCGTGGTGGCCCCGTTCTGGGACGACTTCGAGGTCGACGCCGCGGCGAGCGTCCGGACCCAGACGTTCGGCACCGCACCGAACCGGTACTTCGTCATCGAGTGGCGCAACGTGGGCTTCCGCCCGTACAACACGGAGCGGCTGACCTTCGAGGTGATCTTCCACGAGGACGGGCGGATCGCGTTCCACTACGGCGCGATGTCCAGCCCGACCCAGACCGGCGCCGGCGCGACCGTCGGACTGGAGAACGCCTCGGGCACGGTGGCAGCCCTGTACTCCTTCCAGGAGGCGGTGCTGACCGCGAACAGCTCCATCACCTACACGCCGGCTCCGGTCGGCACCGTCAAGGGTGTGCTCACCACCGCCGTGACCGGCGGCCCCTACGCCGGGGCCACCGTCACGCTGAACCCCGGTAACCGCAGCACCACCACCGGTGCCGACGGCAGCTACCAGTTCACCGGCGTACCCGTCGGCGAGTACACCGTGGCGGCGTCGACCGGGGACAACCGGTGCGTCGGCCAGTCGGCGAAGGAGATCATCAACCACCCCGGCGGTACCTCGGGCGTGGACCTGTCGGTGATGGTCGACGGTGACGAGTTCGGCTACAAGTGCACCACCGGCGCGCAGACCTACATCCCCGGCGACGTCGTCGAGGGCTGGAGCGGCGACGACACCGTCTGGCAGAAGAACCCGCCCTTCCCGGTGAAGCTCTACGGCGAGTCGTACACCTCGGCGTGGATCAGCGCCAACGGTCTGATCACCTTCAAGGACCCGGCGTACTTCGGCTGGATCGGCGCTCAGCCAGGCACCATCCCCTCCCCGGCGAAGGAGGGCTCGCCCAACGCCACCGTCTACGTCCACTGGAACGACTGGGTGGTCGACTCCCAGGCCCGCATCGCCACGAAGATCAGCGGCACCGCACCCAACCGGCAGTGGGTCGTGGAATGGCGCAACGTCCACTACTGGGGCGACACCAACACCCGGACCAGCTTCGAAGCGATCTTCAACGAGGGCGGCGACATCACCCTCGCCTACACCAACATCGATCCCGCCAAACCCGTCCTGCGCGGTAGTGGAGGCACCATCGGCATCGAGAACGCCGACGGATCCATCGCCTTCCAGTACCTGCACCGGGAGACCTGGCTGGCCACGGGACAGGGCATCACCTTCAAGCCCAACCCGCCCGGCCAGGGCAGCGTCGCCGGCACCGTCACCTGCCAGGGCACCCCGGTCGCCGGGGCGACCGTGACGGTCGCCGACCTGACCGCCACCACCGCGGCCAACGGCACCTACCAGATCAGCAACGTGCCGGCCGGATCCTGGGCCGTCATCGCCACCGCGACCAGCGGTGCCTGCAAGGGCTCCGACGTACGGCAGGTCGTCGTCGGCACCAACACCCAGGCCACCGTCGACTACGGCCTGGGGGCCACGCCCACCGGGGGCGGATACACGCTCGCCGAGCAGTCGGTGCCGTACATCCCGGCCGACAGCACGGTGCTACCGCTGACCGGCGACGACGCCTACACGTCGGTGGCCCTGCCCTTCCCGGTGAAGCTGTACGGGCAGACGTACAACACCGGCTGGGTGGACATCAACGGGCTGGTCAGCTTCATCGACCCCCAGGTGCCCTCGCCCGACGCGTGGCCCATCCCCTCACCCGCCAGCCCGGAGGAGCCCAACGCCGCGCTCTACCCGTTCTGGCACGACTGGGTCGTCGACAGCAAGGCCAGCGTCCGCACCACCGTCCGGGGCAGCGCACCCAACCGGCAGTTCGTCATCGAGTGGCGCAACGTCCACTCCTACGAGGACCCACTCACCCGGGTGACCTTCCAGGCCATCCTCGACGAGGCCGGCGGCTACAGCTTCGCCTACACCGACAACGACGGCACGTTCCTGGAGCGCGGTGGCGGCGCCACCATCGGCATCGAGAACGCCGACGGCACCTCCGCCATCCAGTACACGTACCGCCAGCCGGTCCTCCGGCCCGGCCTGGGGCTGCGGTTCAACCCGCCGACCCCCTGA